The proteins below are encoded in one region of Hordeum vulgare subsp. vulgare chromosome 3H, MorexV3_pseudomolecules_assembly, whole genome shotgun sequence:
- the LOC123441098 gene encoding uncharacterized protein LOC123441098: protein MSDIWSILRWWEDWQLRILVLGSLGIQWFLLLAAPMRKYSIPRVFRTFIWLAYISSDALAIYALATLFNRHARASNCGGNVVAQQSSILEVLWAPILLIHLGGQEEMTGYEIEDNELWTRHTVTLVSQVAVALYAFCTSWPSSSDWKLLAAAILLFIVGVASFSEKPWALNRAKIERLAAVSAWVQGTKKRSKWRERVNQFFLFEESNCFTGSGTGMPQTGGEEGSRNQVAMSWLSSCGGKKEEDSKNQLQKSPVVALTEADKVLMVLSDMSLLAAAKDLVARNRAGKVEDVLPPLPVAEKALPRWLRSAFAFIYTRATVVVTPLYLIYHLLVVPILHIAALTLFATSDKHPYKRADVKITYIILCLTAVLDILAVFIRQLLYRLMYMTQVPALCETVPGYNLIEAALREGDKSIGWMYMCARRMGFNCWKVGSPFSRPKPSELSKNVAQTVITDLVDARDRDLASYRIFESKRPGSNWALSRELQDHCGVETRKSLLVSFDRSVLLWHIATDLCYRCCGDVDSFVNDGGEEEEGEEEKVGGGPKEGGVEQQEEQQRQRRRRPALQLYMKCTVAISNYMAHLLNSNPQMLLTGSRHHLVSEAMKEVKSSSFLSNKDKLKQKKEFKDLIDEDMLHKPRGDHEVFHITEAYKLAKELLEMPDPYKRWMLMYRVWLGMLCYSASMCRGYLHAKSLGEGEEFLSFVWLVLALKGAKSLADKLQMPPETRATDDAESKVRDQEGLEVEVQSVVDLLMD from the coding sequence atgTCTGATATTTGGAGCATTCTGCGATGGTGGGAGGACTGGCAGCTGCGCATCCTCGTCCTCGGCAGCCTGGGCATCCAGTGGTTTCTCCTGCTGGCTGCTCCCATGCGCAAGTACTCAATCCCGCGCGTCTTCAGGACATTCATCTGGCTGGCGTACATCTCTAGCGATGCTCTGGCGATCTACGCGCTTGCCACCCTCTTCAATCGCCACGCAAGGGCTAGCAACTGTGGTGGCAATGTTGTCGCACAGCAGTCGAGCATCCTGGAGGTTCTATGGGCCCCTATCCTCCTCATCCACCTCGGCGGGCAGGAGGAAATGACCGGCTACGAAATCGAAGACAATGAGCTGTGGACGAGGCACACCGTGACTTTGGTGTCCCAGGTCGCGGTTGCCTTGTACGCCTTCTGCACGTCGTGGCCCAGCTCCAGCGACTGGAAGCTGCTGGCGGCCGCGATTCTTCTCTTCATTGTCGGGGTCGCCAGCTTCAGCGAGAAGCCGTGGGCTCTCAACAGAGCTAAAATTGAGAGACTGGCGGCTGTATCGGCCTGGGTGCAAGGAACAAAGAAGCGTTCAAAATGGAGGGAGCGCGTGAACCAGTTCTTCTTGTTCGAGGAGAGCAACTGCTTCACTGGGAGTGGGACTGGGATGCCACAAACTGGTGGGGAGGAGGGCAGTAGAAATCAGGTGGCCATGTCCTGGCTTTCCTCCTGTGgcgggaagaaggaggaggacagcAAGAATCAGCTGCAAAAATCACCGGTGGTGGCCTTGACGGAGGCAGACAAAGTCCTAATGGTACTTTCGGACATGTCACTTCTAGCTGCTGCCAAGGACCTGGTAGCACGAAACAGAGCTGGCAAGGTGGAGGATGTTCTGCCACCTCTGCCCGTCGCTGAGAAAGCCTTGCCGCGCTGGCTGCGCAGTGCATTCGCCTTCATCTACACCAGAGCTACTGTGGTTGTCACTCCTCTCTACCTGATTTATCATCTGTTGGTGGTCCCGATCCTGCACATCGCTGCCCTGACGCTATTTGCAACGAGCGACAAGCACCCGTACAAGCGCGCCGACGTGAAGATAACATACATCATTCTGTGCCTCACCGCCGTGCTGGATATCCTCGCGGTGTTCATCCGCCAGCTGCTATACCGGCTCATGTACATGACACAAGTTCCAGCGCTATGCGAGACGGTGCCCGGCTATAACCTCATAGAAGCCGCTCTTCGGGAAGGTGACAAGAGCATCGGGTGGATGTACATGTGTGCCAGGCGCATGGGCTTCAACTGCTGGAAGGTGGGATCTCCTTTTTCCAGGCCTAAACCTAGTGAACTGTCCAAAAATGTCGCACAAACTGTGATTACAGATCTGGTGGATGCACGAGACCGAGACCTTGCCAGTTACAGGATCTTTGAATCCAAAAGGCCCGGCAGCAACTGGGCTCTAAGCAGGGAGCTGCAAGATCACTGTGGCGTCGAGACAAGAAAAAGCTTGCTCGTCTCATTCGACCGGAGCGTCCTCCTATGGCACATCGCCACCGATCTTTGCTACCGCTGCTGCGGTGACGTTGACTCCTTCGTCAATGAtggtggtgaagaagaagaaggagaagaagaaaaagtgggAGGAGGACCAAAAGAAGGAGGAGTTGAACAACAAGAAGAGCAACAAAGACAGAGGAGGAGGCGCCCAGCATTACAGCTTTATATGAAGTGCACAGTTGCAATATCCAACTACATGGCGCACCTGCTGAATTCCAACCCCCAGATGCTGCTGACCGGCAGCAGGCACCATTTGGTCTCCGAAGCCATGAAGGAAGTCAAATCCTCCTCCTTTTTGTCCAACAaggataagttgaagcaaaaaaaGGAATTTAAGGACCTCATTGACGAAGACATGCTGCACAAGCCGAGAGGTGACCATGAAGTTTTCCACATCACAGAGGCATACAAGCTTGCGAAAGAGTTGCTGGAGATGCCGGACCCTTACAAGCGTTGGATGCTGATGTACCGGGTGTGGCTGGGCATGCTCTGCTACTCCGCCAGCATGTGCAGGGGTTACCTGCACGCCAAGAGCCTGGGTGAAGGTGAAGAGTTCCTCTCTTTCGTCTGGCTCGTGCTCGCGCTCAAGGGGGCCAAGAGCTTGGCCGACAAGCTTCAGATGCCGCCGGAGACTCGAGCTACTGATGATGCCGAATCAAAAGTGCGAGATCAGGAAGGATTGGAAGTCGAGGTTCAGAGTGTGGTTGATTTGTTGATGGATTGA